A genome region from Natronobeatus ordinarius includes the following:
- a CDS encoding ABC transporter ATP-binding protein, producing the protein MTQSRTQTQNREPRTNSTESPIVINRLEKRYGEITAVSGLDLEVRENEIYGLLGPNGAGKSTVLNVLAGSVRADAGSIRLCGGDPIADAADIHRRVGILPDQYGVYDRLSAADHVRYALDARRTDGDPYALLERVGLGSVGSNPAGSFSKGMRQRLVLAMALAGSPDVLLLDEPFSGLDPVGVRRVFDVVHERRREGTTVLLSSHDVARVNRLCDRIGIVTNGRMLVEGTPERVLERCPIEAVLEVTFEVPVTNATVRALSRLDGVDVTGSDRRLSVRARSVDAREAVESRLASLDVGVDAVVESEPTLEDAFVQYVADPTATESRSAGTRYSNN; encoded by the coding sequence ATGACACAATCACGAACTCAAACTCAGAACCGGGAACCCCGGACCAACTCGACGGAGAGCCCGATCGTCATCAACAGGCTCGAGAAGCGCTACGGCGAGATAACTGCCGTCTCGGGGCTCGACCTCGAGGTCCGCGAGAACGAGATCTACGGTCTGCTCGGGCCGAACGGTGCGGGGAAATCGACCGTGCTGAACGTGCTCGCAGGATCGGTTCGAGCGGACGCCGGTTCGATTCGGCTGTGCGGCGGCGATCCGATCGCGGACGCCGCAGACATCCATCGCCGTGTCGGAATCCTCCCTGACCAGTACGGCGTTTACGACCGGCTCTCCGCCGCCGACCACGTTCGCTACGCGCTCGACGCCAGACGCACCGACGGAGATCCGTACGCCCTTCTTGAACGCGTCGGGCTCGGTTCGGTCGGGTCGAATCCCGCAGGATCCTTCTCGAAAGGGATGCGACAGCGACTCGTCCTCGCGATGGCTCTCGCCGGCTCGCCTGACGTGCTCTTGCTGGACGAGCCCTTCAGCGGACTCGATCCCGTCGGCGTCCGTCGGGTCTTCGACGTCGTTCACGAGCGGCGTCGCGAAGGGACGACCGTTCTCCTCTCGAGCCACGATGTGGCGCGCGTCAACCGGTTGTGCGACCGAATCGGCATCGTCACCAACGGGCGGATGCTGGTGGAAGGAACCCCCGAACGAGTGTTAGAGCGGTGCCCGATCGAGGCGGTCCTCGAGGTTACTTTCGAGGTGCCTGTGACGAACGCGACCGTCCGCGCCCTCTCGCGGCTCGACGGCGTCGACGTTACCGGCTCCGACCGCCGCCTCTCGGTCCGGGCTCGGTCCGTGGACGCCCGCGAAGCAGTCGAGTCGCGGCTGGCGTCGCTTGACGTCGGCGTCGACGCCGTTGTCGAGTCAGAACCTACGTTGGAGGACGCCTTCGTCCAGTACGTCGCCGATCCAACCGCGACCGAGAGCCGTTCGGCTGGAACGAGGTATAGTAACAACTGA
- a CDS encoding ABC transporter permease → MWTALATHEFRRFRHARGTWLYIGLCAAYTVVWLLEPRSETESIDAIGSSVAVGSLQASLGVLVMLGGLVAGFGAIVGDRESGTMTVVAGMPHTRQDIVIGKLAGRAAVIGVGIAIAVGCAIAGELLLYSSVSFLQLLAVVAVTGWYALCWVAIGIAISTLARSSTEALVGTVGTALFALQWGSVSWIAYGWFGSTGSISGHYLFARRLAPREAYHVVTNWILGVGNGDDVFLPMLTQRETDVDVIGVFVVDASGSAPVYLSEWLSLLVLGLWAIVPLTVAILRVRTTDLA, encoded by the coding sequence ATGTGGACTGCCCTGGCAACGCACGAATTCCGTCGATTTCGCCACGCCCGAGGAACGTGGCTGTATATCGGCCTCTGTGCAGCGTACACCGTCGTCTGGCTCCTCGAACCGCGGAGCGAGACTGAATCGATCGACGCGATCGGATCGAGCGTCGCGGTCGGGAGCCTCCAGGCGTCCCTCGGCGTGCTCGTGATGCTCGGCGGCCTCGTCGCAGGCTTCGGAGCGATCGTCGGGGACCGCGAATCCGGAACGATGACCGTCGTCGCCGGCATGCCCCACACTCGCCAAGACATCGTCATCGGCAAACTCGCCGGGCGGGCGGCCGTCATTGGAGTCGGAATTGCGATCGCTGTCGGCTGTGCGATCGCTGGCGAGCTCCTGCTCTACAGCTCGGTTTCGTTCCTGCAGCTCCTCGCCGTGGTCGCAGTGACTGGCTGGTACGCGCTGTGCTGGGTCGCGATCGGAATCGCCATCTCGACGCTCGCCCGGAGCAGTACCGAGGCGCTCGTCGGTACCGTCGGAACCGCCCTGTTCGCTCTTCAGTGGGGTTCGGTCTCCTGGATCGCGTATGGGTGGTTCGGCTCGACCGGGTCGATCTCGGGACACTACCTCTTCGCCCGCCGGCTCGCGCCGCGAGAGGCATACCACGTCGTCACGAACTGGATCCTGGGCGTCGGAAACGGTGACGACGTCTTCCTGCCGATGCTCACTCAGCGGGAGACGGACGTGGACGTCATTGGCGTCTTCGTCGTCGATGCGAGCGGGTCTGCCCCGGTATACCTCTCGGAGTGGCTCTCGCTGCTCGTCCTTGGGCTGTGGGCGATCGTCCCGCTGACGGTCGCGATACTGCGCGTGAGAACGACCGACCTGGCCTAA
- a CDS encoding universal stress protein, with translation MATHVLVPIDDSDQATKALEFALEEHADAQITALNVIDPSDFYAATGIEGGAMANYEQIRENHENRAKNLLEEASKRAADAGVEIETDHVLGGVSRTIIEYADEHDVDHVVIGSHGRTGASRILLGSVAERVARRSPVPVTIVR, from the coding sequence ATGGCAACCCACGTACTGGTGCCGATCGACGACTCAGACCAGGCGACGAAAGCACTCGAGTTCGCACTCGAGGAACACGCCGACGCCCAGATCACGGCGCTGAACGTCATCGATCCCAGTGACTTCTACGCGGCGACGGGAATCGAGGGTGGCGCGATGGCAAACTACGAGCAGATCCGCGAGAACCACGAGAACCGGGCGAAGAACCTGCTCGAGGAGGCCAGCAAACGCGCCGCGGACGCAGGCGTCGAGATCGAGACGGACCACGTCCTCGGGGGCGTCTCGCGGACGATCATCGAGTACGCCGACGAACACGACGTCGACCACGTCGTCATCGGCAGCCACGGCCGGACGGGTGCGAGTCGGATTCTCCTGGGGAGTGTCGCCGAGCGGGTCGCCCGTCGGTCGCCGGTTCCGGTAACGATCGTTCGGTGA
- the thrC gene encoding threonine synthase: MTRRVRCYDCESTFELEARKRCTCGEPLWFDVDASGFEWPTDGTAGVWRYADVLPVADSVGISEAAGATPLVRSPRLDGYAGCRLHLKLEGQNPTGSFKDRGSAVGVSYAVDVGREWIGTVSHGNMALSVAAHAASASLECAVFVPEDTPEERLELIARHDPHLLQVVGDYGRLYQETLALESAVEFVNSDTPLRVAGQKTVAYEILEAFAPSVPDAIALPVSSGGQASGVWKALLELEAAGLIDDVPRLYLVQAAACDPIATAFRNGTSTVTSVDGNETIAVSIANADPPSGTRALTAARETGGAVVSVPDDEIRDAMWRLSTTAGLSVEPSSAVAVAGLRRLARDGELDADEDVVAILTGSGYKERFEADSESRRIELDALERALETLVGA, encoded by the coding sequence GTGACTCGACGGGTACGCTGTTACGACTGTGAGTCGACGTTCGAACTCGAGGCGCGAAAACGCTGCACCTGCGGCGAACCTCTCTGGTTCGACGTCGACGCGAGCGGGTTCGAGTGGCCCACCGACGGAACCGCCGGCGTCTGGCGGTACGCGGACGTGCTGCCAGTGGCCGACTCCGTGGGAATCTCGGAAGCCGCCGGCGCGACGCCGCTGGTTCGCTCGCCACGGCTGGACGGCTACGCCGGCTGCAGGCTCCACCTGAAACTCGAGGGACAGAACCCCACCGGCAGCTTCAAAGACCGCGGCAGCGCAGTCGGCGTCAGCTACGCGGTCGACGTCGGCCGGGAGTGGATCGGCACCGTCTCGCACGGCAACATGGCGCTGAGCGTGGCCGCCCACGCCGCGAGCGCCAGCCTCGAGTGTGCCGTGTTCGTTCCCGAGGACACCCCCGAGGAGCGACTCGAGTTGATCGCCCGCCACGATCCACACCTCCTGCAGGTCGTCGGGGACTACGGGCGGCTCTATCAGGAGACACTCGCGCTCGAGTCCGCCGTCGAGTTCGTCAACTCCGACACGCCGCTTCGCGTCGCCGGCCAGAAGACGGTCGCCTACGAGATTCTCGAGGCGTTCGCGCCGTCGGTTCCGGACGCGATCGCCCTCCCGGTCAGCAGCGGCGGCCAGGCGAGCGGCGTCTGGAAGGCCTTGCTCGAACTCGAGGCGGCGGGCCTGATCGACGACGTTCCGCGGCTGTACCTCGTCCAGGCGGCTGCATGCGACCCCATCGCGACGGCCTTCCGGAACGGAACGTCGACAGTGACATCGGTCGACGGCAACGAGACGATCGCCGTCTCGATCGCCAACGCCGACCCGCCGAGCGGTACGCGTGCGCTAACGGCCGCCCGCGAAACCGGCGGTGCGGTCGTCTCCGTTCCCGACGACGAGATTCGAGACGCGATGTGGCGGCTCTCGACGACCGCCGGCCTGTCGGTCGAACCCTCGAGCGCCGTCGCCGTCGCGGGCCTCCGGCGTCTCGCACGCGACGGCGAACTCGACGCCGACGAGGACGTCGTCGCCATCTTGACGGGCTCGGGATACAAGGAGCGATTCGAGGCCGACTCCGAAAGTCGACGGATCGAACTCGACGCCCTCGAGCGAGCACTCGAGACACTCGTCGGCGCGTGA
- the chrA gene encoding chromate efflux transporter produces MTDGGDADAGDAADAAAAASYRGEATPEKLLEIARYFLFIGIVGFGGPLVHIAMMEDDLVGEERKGWTDQSTFMEGLAICNTLPGPASTQLGIFMGWIYAGTLGAVVAGVFFMLPTFVIVVFFSWLYFAYQALPAVEAVFYGVNPVVIGLIVGACYSMAHSAFAEGRSDYEFELGSDTWSVDYFLLAVLVVATLVVALLNPNPVVAFVAAGVIAVAVYRSDWVRANARKATLWAIAGVVAGVLFSLRDRFLDLLGPAAREALEASPIWGYALALWANEWVKLFFFMIYTGSFIYGGGLVLIPFIELYVVREFGWLTGREFVDGIAIGQLSPGPVVMTTAFVGYALMLEVSGGILWIAVLGAFVATVGAFGPSFVFIVAFFPFFAQVRENELVQSALVGVNAAVVGAILGATVVLATESFVVEEPGIPLAVGETVVDLFTVALAVVTYWLFVRGVHAASLILGGGLVGIGAFFLL; encoded by the coding sequence GTGACTGACGGAGGAGACGCCGACGCTGGCGACGCCGCCGACGCTGCCGCGGCCGCGAGCTATCGCGGCGAAGCCACGCCGGAGAAACTGCTCGAGATCGCCCGGTACTTCCTCTTCATCGGCATCGTCGGCTTCGGCGGGCCGCTCGTTCACATCGCGATGATGGAAGACGACCTGGTGGGCGAGGAGCGCAAGGGCTGGACCGACCAGTCGACGTTCATGGAGGGGCTGGCGATCTGTAACACGCTCCCGGGGCCGGCCTCGACCCAGCTGGGGATCTTCATGGGCTGGATCTACGCCGGCACTCTGGGGGCGGTCGTCGCTGGCGTCTTCTTTATGCTCCCGACGTTCGTCATCGTCGTCTTCTTCTCGTGGCTCTACTTCGCCTACCAGGCGCTCCCCGCCGTCGAGGCGGTTTTTTACGGCGTCAATCCCGTTGTGATCGGACTCATCGTCGGGGCGTGTTACTCGATGGCCCACAGCGCGTTCGCCGAGGGGCGGTCGGACTACGAGTTCGAACTCGGTTCCGACACGTGGTCCGTCGATTACTTCCTCCTCGCCGTGCTCGTCGTCGCGACGCTCGTCGTCGCGCTCCTCAACCCGAACCCTGTGGTCGCGTTCGTCGCCGCGGGCGTGATCGCTGTCGCGGTCTACCGTTCCGACTGGGTGCGTGCAAACGCGCGGAAAGCCACGCTGTGGGCGATCGCGGGCGTCGTCGCCGGCGTGCTCTTTTCGCTCCGGGATCGGTTCCTCGACCTGCTCGGACCCGCCGCGAGGGAAGCGCTCGAGGCCAGTCCGATCTGGGGGTACGCGCTCGCGCTGTGGGCGAACGAGTGGGTCAAACTCTTCTTCTTTATGATCTACACCGGGTCGTTCATCTACGGCGGCGGACTCGTGCTCATCCCCTTCATCGAACTCTACGTCGTCCGGGAGTTCGGCTGGCTCACCGGCAGAGAGTTCGTCGACGGGATCGCCATCGGCCAGCTCTCTCCCGGCCCCGTCGTGATGACGACGGCGTTCGTCGGTTACGCGCTCATGCTCGAGGTCTCCGGCGGGATCCTCTGGATCGCCGTCCTCGGCGCGTTCGTGGCGACGGTCGGCGCGTTCGGGCCATCGTTCGTCTTCATCGTCGCCTTCTTCCCCTTTTTCGCGCAGGTCCGGGAGAACGAACTCGTCCAGTCGGCGCTCGTGGGCGTCAACGCCGCCGTCGTCGGCGCGATCCTCGGTGCGACGGTCGTCCTGGCGACGGAGTCGTTCGTCGTCGAGGAGCCGGGTATTCCACTCGCCGTGGGCGAGACGGTCGTCGACCTCTTCACCGTTGCGCTCGCCGTCGTCACCTACTGGCTGTTCGTCCGCGGCGTCCACGCCGCCTCACTCATCCTCGGCGGCGGCCTGGTCGGTATCGGCGCGTTCTTCCTCCTGTGA
- a CDS encoding phosphoribosyltransferase family protein codes for MNRAEKAALQLRAVDVLRMLKETRTYDELADRTGLPPGDLNRYVNGHVLPSADRARAVVEDIGHGALAEELDARIRLDDEGYVDTSGAVFDQPFLDLVAPVAADAFDFGRPDVVLTAATDGITLAASLASYYGVRCAYAKKRKETAVEEFIEARERLESGIELTYYLPASAIDPGESVLVVDDLIRSGETQELLLDIVESAGAEVAGVFALIAAGDDGIERARDRTDAPVGALTQV; via the coding sequence ATGAACAGAGCCGAGAAGGCTGCCTTGCAGCTACGCGCCGTCGACGTGTTGCGGATGCTCAAGGAGACCCGCACGTACGACGAGCTGGCCGACCGAACCGGGCTCCCGCCGGGTGACCTCAACCGCTACGTCAACGGACACGTCCTCCCGAGCGCCGACCGCGCCCGGGCGGTCGTCGAGGATATCGGCCACGGCGCGCTCGCAGAGGAGCTCGACGCGCGGATTCGCCTCGACGACGAGGGCTACGTCGACACCTCGGGAGCGGTGTTCGACCAGCCGTTTCTCGACCTCGTCGCGCCGGTCGCCGCCGACGCCTTCGACTTCGGCCGGCCGGACGTCGTCCTGACGGCTGCGACCGACGGCATCACGCTGGCCGCCTCGCTCGCGAGCTACTACGGCGTCCGCTGTGCGTACGCGAAAAAGCGCAAGGAGACTGCCGTCGAGGAGTTCATCGAGGCCCGGGAACGACTCGAGTCGGGGATCGAACTCACCTACTACCTGCCGGCGTCGGCGATCGATCCGGGCGAGTCGGTGCTGGTGGTCGACGACCTCATCCGATCGGGCGAAACCCAGGAACTGTTGCTCGACATCGTCGAGTCCGCCGGCGCCGAGGTCGCCGGCGTCTTCGCACTCATCGCCGCCGGGGACGACGGCATCGAGCGCGCTCGAGATCGGACGGACGCGCCGGTCGGCGCGCTCACGCAGGTCTGA
- the thrS gene encoding threonine--tRNA ligase, with protein sequence MSEPASQGQIAVVLPDGSELEVDADATVEDCAYEIGPGLGRDTIAGKLDGELVAKEEPVYDGAALEIVTDQSDEYLEVMRHSAAHCLAQAVERHFDDVKLAIGPPTDEGFYYDFDDLEVDEADLETLEGEIEEIVEADYEIEREEVSVEEAKERLADEPYKLELLEELAEDGEQVTFYSQGEWEDLCAGPHVDSTGEIGAVKLLEIAGAYWRGDEENPMQTRIYGTAFEDEGGLETFLERREEAKERDHRKIGNEMDLFSIQDVTGPGLPLYHPAGKTILRELERFVESVNEASGYDYVETPHVFKTELWHRSGHYENYAEDMFIFDVNDDEFALKPMNCPGHAAIFQDHSWSYRDLPIRYAENGKVYRKEQRGELSGLSRVWAFTIDDGHLFIRPDQIEREVEGIMDAIDEVLSTFDLEYDVALATRPEKSVGSDEIWEKAESQLEAVLEKRNVDYDLEPGDGAFYGPKIDYSFEDAIGRSWDGPTVQLDFNMPERFEMSYVGEDNEEHQPVMIHRALYGSYERFFMMLIEHYEGNFPLWLAPEQVRVLPISDANLGYAHRVANEFDGFRIEVDDRDATLERKIRAAHDDRVPYQIIVGDNEEEAGTISVRDRFEAQEYDVELEDFRAHLESERDEKRSEPDFLAE encoded by the coding sequence ATGTCAGAACCAGCATCACAGGGACAGATAGCGGTCGTACTGCCCGACGGATCGGAACTCGAGGTCGACGCCGACGCGACGGTCGAAGACTGCGCCTACGAGATCGGCCCCGGTCTCGGGCGGGACACGATCGCCGGCAAGCTCGACGGCGAACTCGTCGCCAAAGAGGAGCCGGTGTACGACGGGGCGGCCCTCGAGATCGTTACGGACCAGTCAGACGAGTACCTCGAGGTGATGCGCCACTCGGCGGCGCACTGTCTCGCCCAGGCCGTCGAGCGCCACTTCGACGACGTCAAACTCGCCATCGGGCCGCCGACGGACGAGGGCTTTTATTATGACTTCGACGACCTCGAGGTCGACGAAGCCGACCTCGAGACGCTCGAAGGAGAGATCGAGGAGATCGTCGAGGCCGACTACGAGATCGAACGCGAGGAGGTCTCGGTCGAGGAAGCCAAAGAACGGCTCGCGGACGAACCGTACAAACTCGAGTTACTCGAGGAACTCGCCGAAGACGGCGAGCAGGTAACCTTCTACAGCCAGGGCGAGTGGGAGGACCTCTGTGCCGGCCCGCACGTCGACTCGACGGGTGAGATCGGCGCGGTGAAACTACTCGAGATCGCCGGCGCCTACTGGCGTGGCGACGAGGAAAATCCGATGCAGACGCGCATCTACGGTACGGCCTTCGAGGACGAGGGCGGCCTCGAGACGTTCTTAGAGCGCCGCGAGGAGGCCAAAGAGCGCGACCACCGAAAGATCGGCAACGAGATGGACCTCTTCTCGATCCAGGACGTGACGGGCCCCGGGCTGCCGCTGTATCACCCCGCCGGGAAGACGATCCTGCGCGAACTCGAGCGCTTCGTCGAGTCGGTCAACGAGGCGTCGGGCTACGACTACGTCGAGACGCCCCACGTGTTCAAAACGGAGCTGTGGCACCGCTCGGGTCACTACGAGAACTACGCCGAGGACATGTTCATCTTCGACGTGAACGACGACGAGTTCGCGCTGAAGCCGATGAACTGCCCCGGCCACGCCGCCATCTTCCAGGATCACTCCTGGAGCTACCGCGACCTGCCGATTCGCTACGCGGAAAACGGGAAGGTGTACCGGAAAGAACAGCGCGGCGAGCTCTCGGGACTCTCGCGCGTCTGGGCGTTTACGATCGACGACGGCCACCTGTTCATCCGCCCCGACCAGATCGAACGCGAAGTCGAGGGGATCATGGACGCCATCGACGAAGTGCTCTCGACGTTCGACCTCGAGTACGACGTCGCGCTCGCGACCCGGCCCGAGAAGAGCGTCGGCAGCGATGAGATCTGGGAAAAGGCCGAGTCACAGCTCGAGGCGGTCCTCGAGAAGCGAAACGTCGACTACGACCTCGAGCCGGGAGACGGCGCCTTTTACGGCCCGAAGATCGACTACTCGTTCGAAGACGCCATCGGTCGGAGCTGGGACGGGCCGACGGTCCAGCTCGACTTCAACATGCCCGAACGCTTCGAGATGAGCTACGTCGGCGAGGACAACGAGGAACACCAGCCGGTGATGATCCACCGGGCGCTCTATGGCTCCTACGAGCGCTTCTTCATGATGCTCATCGAGCACTACGAGGGGAACTTCCCGCTCTGGCTCGCCCCCGAACAGGTGCGCGTCCTCCCCATCTCGGACGCCAACCTCGGCTACGCCCACCGGGTCGCCAACGAGTTCGACGGCTTCCGCATCGAGGTCGACGACCGCGACGCCACGCTCGAGCGCAAGATCCGCGCGGCCCACGACGACCGCGTCCCCTACCAGATCATCGTCGGCGACAACGAGGAGGAAGCCGGCACCATCTCCGTGCGTGACCGCTTCGAAGCACAGGAGTACGACGTCGAGCTCGAGGACTTCAGAGCCCACCTCGAGAGCGAACGCGACGAGAAGCGGAGCGAGCCGGACTTCCTGGCTGAGTGA
- the pyrE gene encoding orotate phosphoribosyltransferase, producing MTNQELIDALRDADAVQFGEFELAHGGTSEYYVDKYRFETDPRCLETVAEAFADRIDDDTKLAGVALGAVPLAAATSVVAGVPYVIARKQRKEYGTANLIEGRLEEGEEVVVLEDIVTTGTSLVDAIEALREAGATVERALVVVDREEGGRENVEEAGVELEALVTASELLADRE from the coding sequence ATGACGAACCAGGAGCTCATCGATGCCCTGCGAGACGCCGACGCTGTCCAGTTCGGCGAGTTCGAACTCGCCCACGGCGGCACGAGCGAGTACTACGTCGACAAGTATCGCTTCGAGACCGATCCGCGCTGTCTCGAGACGGTCGCCGAGGCGTTCGCCGACCGGATCGACGACGACACCAAACTCGCGGGCGTGGCCCTCGGGGCCGTCCCGCTCGCCGCGGCAACGAGCGTCGTCGCCGGCGTCCCGTACGTCATCGCGCGCAAGCAGCGCAAGGAGTACGGCACGGCGAACCTGATCGAGGGCCGACTCGAGGAGGGCGAGGAGGTCGTCGTGCTCGAAGACATCGTCACGACGGGGACGAGCCTCGTCGACGCGATCGAGGCGCTGCGCGAGGCGGGTGCGACCGTCGAGCGCGCACTCGTCGTCGTCGACCGCGAGGAGGGTGGCCGCGAGAACGTCGAGGAGGCGGGCGTGGAACTCGAGGCGCTCGTGACGGCCTCGGAACTCCTCGCCGACCGCGAGTAA
- a CDS encoding DHH family phosphoesterase, translating into MGKCIICGKPVDGLICEFHEEDVVFEFEGTSPSQLTPGRYYRGTVDGYADFGVFVDVGDHVTGLLHRSELDRRLESLDWEPGDTVYVQVLDVRDNGNVDLGWSIRQADREFRGSLIDAPDGEYRPGERDAEDESSSADDDSTTADAGPSTNGGDATPDEPAEPAEPAATPTMEIEEPDAPLKRTTVDALDDQVGSIVRLEGEITGVRQTGGPTVFELRDETGTVECAAFEEAGVRAYPSVEVEDVVALEGEVERRYGDLQVETETLEVLADDERETVATRLEEAIEQQARPETVEPLADDEAVAALENELVDAATTIRKAVVEARPVVVRHSATADGYVAGAAIERAVLPLVRDQHTRDDAEYHYFERRPLEGTVYDMDAATGDVTSMLEARDRHGEQLPLVVLVDAGSTVESTDGYDLLEVYDVDRLVIDDSHADEAVVDAVSVAVNPTLAEANGGAVTSTALAANVAAHVNEAVRDDLEHLPAVSYWEEPPAAYVDLATEAGYDETAVTEQREAVALEAYYQSYKDKRELVADLLFGDERDLAAHVSEQFRDKLEAELETARENLETTSIDGVTVATLDTAAFTHRFDFPSANLLLDELHRRERDDGPFVTLGLGEDELHVRTTTPVDVRELGETVADAVPDAGVRVVGGRDGHVEFLVGERDSVREAALDALAETLA; encoded by the coding sequence ATGGGTAAGTGTATCATCTGTGGCAAGCCCGTCGACGGGCTGATCTGTGAGTTCCACGAGGAGGACGTCGTCTTCGAGTTCGAAGGCACCTCCCCCTCCCAGCTCACTCCCGGTCGGTACTACCGGGGCACCGTCGATGGCTACGCCGATTTCGGCGTCTTCGTCGACGTGGGCGATCACGTGACGGGTCTGCTGCACCGAAGCGAACTCGACCGCCGGCTCGAGAGTCTCGACTGGGAGCCCGGCGACACCGTCTACGTACAGGTACTGGACGTCAGAGACAACGGCAACGTCGACCTCGGCTGGTCGATCCGGCAGGCCGACCGTGAGTTCCGTGGCTCGCTGATCGACGCGCCCGACGGCGAGTACCGTCCGGGCGAGCGCGACGCCGAGGACGAGTCGTCGTCCGCGGACGACGACTCGACGACGGCCGATGCGGGGCCCTCCACCAACGGTGGGGACGCGACCCCGGACGAGCCGGCCGAACCGGCCGAACCGGCGGCCACGCCGACCATGGAGATCGAAGAGCCCGACGCGCCGCTCAAGCGGACGACCGTCGACGCGCTCGACGACCAGGTCGGCTCGATCGTTCGCCTCGAGGGCGAGATCACCGGCGTCCGCCAGACCGGCGGCCCGACGGTGTTCGAACTGCGCGACGAGACCGGCACCGTCGAGTGCGCTGCATTCGAAGAAGCCGGCGTGCGCGCCTACCCCTCGGTCGAGGTCGAGGACGTCGTCGCCCTCGAGGGCGAGGTCGAACGGCGCTACGGCGACCTTCAGGTCGAGACGGAGACGCTCGAGGTCCTCGCCGACGACGAACGCGAGACGGTCGCGACCAGGCTCGAGGAGGCGATCGAGCAGCAGGCCCGACCGGAGACGGTCGAGCCCCTCGCCGACGACGAGGCAGTCGCCGCGCTCGAGAACGAACTCGTCGACGCCGCGACGACGATCCGCAAGGCCGTCGTCGAGGCCCGACCGGTCGTCGTCAGACACAGCGCGACCGCCGACGGCTACGTCGCCGGTGCGGCGATCGAACGCGCCGTCCTGCCGCTGGTCCGCGACCAGCACACCCGCGACGACGCCGAGTATCACTACTTCGAGCGCCGACCGCTCGAGGGCACGGTGTACGACATGGACGCCGCGACCGGCGACGTCACGTCGATGCTCGAGGCCCGCGACCGCCACGGCGAGCAGCTTCCGCTGGTCGTCCTCGTCGACGCCGGCTCGACGGTCGAGTCGACCGACGGCTACGACCTCCTCGAGGTCTACGACGTCGACCGGCTCGTGATCGACGACAGCCACGCCGACGAAGCGGTCGTCGACGCGGTGTCGGTAGCCGTCAACCCGACGCTCGCCGAAGCGAACGGCGGTGCCGTGACCTCGACGGCGCTCGCAGCCAACGTCGCCGCCCACGTCAACGAAGCCGTCCGCGACGACCTCGAACACCTCCCTGCCGTGAGCTACTGGGAGGAGCCACCGGCGGCGTACGTCGACCTCGCGACCGAGGCCGGCTACGACGAGACGGCCGTGACCGAACAGCGGGAGGCGGTCGCGCTCGAGGCGTACTACCAGTCGTACAAGGACAAGCGCGAACTCGTCGCCGACCTGCTGTTCGGTGACGAGCGCGACCTCGCCGCCCACGTCTCCGAGCAGTTCCGGGACAAACTCGAGGCCGAACTCGAGACGGCCCGCGAGAACCTCGAGACGACGTCGATCGACGGCGTGACCGTCGCGACGCTCGACACGGCGGCGTTCACCCACCGCTTTGACTTCCCGTCGGCGAACCTCCTGCTCGACGAACTCCACCGGCGCGAACGCGACGACGGGCCGTTCGTCACGCTCGGCCTCGGCGAGGACGAACTCCACGTCCGGACGACTACTCCCGTCGACGTCCGCGAACTCGGCGAGACGGTCGCCGACGCCGTCCCCGACGCTGGCGTCCGCGTCGTCGGCGGGCGCGACGGTCACGTCGAGTTCCTCGTCGGCGAACGCGACTCGGTTCGTGAGGCCGCCCTCGACGCGCTCGCCGAAACGCTCGCGTAA